The genomic region GTCGGCCGGGCCGAAGCCGCCGGTGTCGAGTACGCCGCAGAGCCGGTCTCCCGCGACCAGTACATTGCCGGGAATCAAGTCACCATGGCTCATCACGTCGGCACCCGTGCGTGGCAACTCCCGAAACTGACTCCACACCCGGCGCAGCCGGGGCACGTCGAGCAGCCCCTCACTCTCCTCGAAGCACTCCGCCATCCAATCGTCGTGGTGGGCGAGGACGCCGCCACGATTCTCACCGCTGAAAAGCCGCCCCCGCGTCCCGGCGTCCCGCAGGGCTGCGATGAAGGCCGCAAGGTCCTCGGCGAAAGCGTCCGACCCACTCGGGTCGGCATCAAAGGCGACCGTTCCCGGCAGCCATGTCTGGACCGACCACGGCATGGGGTAACCGGCTCCGGGCTTTCCCAAGGCGACGGGTTCCGGGGCGGGGAACCGAGACACCTGTGCCAACTCCGCGCTCGCCCGGGCTTCCCGTTCCAGCACCGTCAGCACATCGGCAGCATCGGCCAGGCGCAGTGGGAAGCGCGCAGAAAGGTCGTTTCCGATGCGGAAGATGGCGTGGACCGTCCCGGTCGACGACAGGGGTTGGATCGCCTTGCCGCTCCACTGAGGGAACTGCTCTTGGATCAAGGCCGCAACGATGTCGGTGGTCACGTCCACCTGGTCATCGTGCATGGTCATCTCGCAGCCCCTCCGCTAGTCCCATTCGAAGCGCCGGAAGCAGACCGGATCACTGAGACGACAGCCAGTATTCATGGGCCAGGGTCCAGATCGACTGAGTTTTTTTCGGCCACCCAGGTGCCTCAACCGTTCTGGTCGCCCCAGGTCCCAACCGCGGCGGAGGCCTGCATCTGCTTGGCCGACCGCACGCGCATCGACGACCCGTGGTCCGGGGCTTGCCATGCGGACACTACCGATATATCGTTGAGGCATCGCGACAGATCAACGATGGAATGGAGAGTGTTTGCGATGCATACTCACGGATTCGAGCACGGGCATGGCCACGGTGGACCCCGTCACGGTGGCCGGGGCGGTTTCGAGGGGCTGCGTGCGGCCTTCGGGCCCTTCGGGCCGGGTGGTCCCGGCTGGGGCGGACCCGGTGGCCCGGGTTTCGGTCCCGGGCCCTGGGGCGGGCGAGGACGCGGGGGACCGAGGGGAAGGGCGCGGCGCGGTGACGTACGGGCCTCGATCCTGGCCCTGCTGAAGGACCGGCCGATGCACGGCTACGAGATGATCCAGGAGATCGCCGAGCGCAGCGGCGGGGCGTGGAAGCCCAGTCCCGGCTCGGTGTACCCCACCCTTCAGCTGCTGGAGGACGAGGGCCTGATCACCAGTGAGTCCGAGGGCGGCAAGAAGCTGTTCTCGCTCACCGAGGCGGGCCGGGCCGCGGCCGAAGAGGGGCCCGAGGCGCCCTGGGAGGAGGCCTCCCGCGGGGTCGACTGGGAGGCCCTCGGGGAGATCCGCCAGGCCGGCTTCGGTCTCATGGAGGCCTTCGGCCAGGTCTGGAAGACCGGCAGCAAGGAGCAGCGGGAGAAGGCGCTCGGCGTCATCAACGAGGCCCGCAAGAAGCTGTATCTGATCCTCGCCGACGAGGACTGACGAGGGCTGACGACGAGCACTGACGTGGACTCATGAGGCGCCCCGTGGAGTGATCCGCGGGGCGCCTCGGCCTGCGCCGGACTGCCTGGCGTGTCAGGTCACCAACCCGTCCAGCTTGCGCAGCGACTCGTTCAGGGCGGCCGTCGCCGAGTCCTTGAGCTTGCCCGCCATCAGCGACACCGTCGCGCCCGTGAACTCGCCGTCGATGCGGACCGCCGTCGCGTCGCCGTCGGGCGTGAGGGTGTAGCGCGTCGCGACGGTCACGCCCATCGGGCCCTTGCCGCGGATGGCGAGCACCCGGGCCGCTTCCAGTGCCTCGACGGTCCACTCCACCTCGGCCGGGAAGTTCATGAGCCGCATGTTCTCCCGGAACGTCGAACCCACTTCGAGGGGTTCGGGGCCGCCCGCCGGGAAGCTCGTGTGGGTCGCGTTCCACTCGCCGTACGCGGACCAGTCCGTGAGTCCGGCCCACACCTTCTCGGGCGGTGCCCCGATGCGGGCCTCCGCGCTGACTTCGGCCATGCGACCACCTCTTCACGTCGGGCTGGATGTCGCGGAACGTAGCCGCGACGGTCGTAATGTTCAATACTGACGAACTGTCAGGCCTGTTCTGACTGCCGGGTGAAACAGCCTGATGTCCTCCGTAAGGAGGAGATTCCGGCCGGCGATGTCCACTTCCTGTGGGACGCCGAAATGCTTCCCTCCGGGGATGACCCGGGCCCTCGGGACTGATGGGGTAGGGGATGTGCAACCCCGTATCCCCCGCCAGTCGGCCCTAGAGCACGGCATCCACCGCGCGGAGAGTGATGCCAGGTTCAGTGACGAGCTGGCATCGGTGATCACCGGTGCCCGCCGGAGAGCGGTCAGGGACGCGGACCGGCAGATCGACACCGCCCATCTGCTCCACTCGCTGCTGGAGTCCGACTCCGAGGCGCGTGCCGTCTGCGGCGACGGGCCGCAGATCGCGCGGCTGCTCGGCTACCTCGTCCAGCGCAGCATCGGCTACGGCCTGCGCTGGCAGAGCGGCGTCGAGGACTCCGGCGCCGTACCCGTCGTGACGGGGACCGCGGGTTACTCGCCGCTCGCCGCGGCCTCGATGGAGTACGCCTGCGAACGGGCCGCGCGGCACGGCGGTCCGGCCCGCGGCGTCGACCTGCTCGCGGCGATCGTCGTCGACTCACAGGCGCGCGCCGTCGAGGTGCTCCGACGCGCCGGGATCGACCCGCACGAGGTGCTCGCCCGGATCGACGGCTGGTCCGCGCGGCCTCAGGAACGCGTCGCCTGGTCCGAGGAGGGTGCCGACAGGTCTCAGGAGTGCGTCCGAGGGGGCGAAGGTCCTTGCTGACCGCCTGTGCGGAGCAGCCTCTCGCGTCCAGGCAGTGAGACAGGTGCCATAGGGGGTGACGCTCCTGTCAGGGCCTGTCATCATGTGCCGGTGCGTACGTCTGACAGCAGCCCCAGCAGGCACGGCAAGGGGGTCGGGCTCGGCCTCGCGCTCCTGTCCGCGGTCGCCTTCGGCGGATCCGGTGTCGCGGCCAAGCCGCTGATCGAGGCGGGCCTGGACCCGCTGCACGTGGTGTGGCTGCGCGTGACCGGGGCGGCCCTGGTGATGCTGCCGCTCGCCGTGCGCCACCGTGCGCTGCCGCGCCGCCGCCCCGGACTGCTCGCGGGGTTCGGGCTGCTGGCCGTCGCCGGTGTCCAGGCCTGTTACTTCGCCTCGCTCTCCCGTATCCCCGTCGGGGTGGCGTTGCTCATCGAGTACCTGGCGCCCGCCCTCGTGCTGGGCTGGGTGCGGTTCGTGCAGCGGCGGCCCGTGACGCGTGCCGCAGCGGTCGGTGTCGTCCTCGCGGTCGGGGGGCTCGCCTGTGTCGTCGAGGTGTGGTCGGGGCTCCGCTTCGACGCCCTGGGGCTGCTGCTCGCACTCGGCGCGGCCTGCTGCCAGGTCGGCTACTTCGTCCTCTCCGACCAGGGCAGCGACGCCGGGGACGAGGCGCCCGACCCGCTCGGCGTCATCGCCTACGGCCTGCTCGTCGGTGCGGCCGTACTGACCGCCGTCACCCGGCCCTGGAGCATGGACTGGGCCGTGCTCACGGGCACCGCGCGCATGGACGGCACGCCCGTCGCCGCGGTCGCCCTGCTCGCCTGGATCGTCCTCGTCGCCACGGTCGTCGCGTACGTCACGGGCGTGCTCGCCGTGCGCCGGCTCTCCCCGCAGGTCGCCGGTGTCGTGGCCTGTCTCGAAGCGGTCATCGCCACCGTCCTGGCCTGGATCCTGCTGGGCGAGCACCTGTCGGCACCGCAGCTCGCCGGTGGCGTGATCGTGCTGGCGGGCGCGTTCATCGCGCAGTCCTCGACGCCTGCGAAGGGCTCCGAAAGGCCGGTGGCGAGCGGCGGCCCGGAAAGGAAGTTGTCCCGGCCCGGAACGGCCGCATAGGGTGCCGATCATGCCTTCGAGCGCACTCGTTCTCCCGCCTCCGGCCGCCTGAGGCGGGCCCTCCGGAAACCGCGCCCGGCGTGTCACCGCCGGGCCGAACGGTGCTGCCCGCAGACGAAGTCCGCGGACCCCGCTGATCCGACGTGATCCGGGGCCCTTCCCGAACTTCCGCGCACCAGCCGCCGCCGATGCCGTGCGGTGCGCCGTGCGCGTCTGCGGAGAGAACACGTGTCGAACACTGCATCCGGCCTGCCCGTCGGGCGAGGCCTCCTCTATCTGATCGTCGCCGGTGTCGCCTGGGGCACCGCGGGCGCGGCCGCCTCACTGGTCTACCGGGCCAGTGACATGGGGCCCGTCGCCCTCTCCTTCTGGCGCTGCGCCGCCGGTCTCGTGCTGCTGCTCGCCGTCCGCCTCGTCCGGCCGCGCGCCCAGGACGCCGTACGCGGGCCGATCGGCCGCCGGGCGCTGCGGGCCGGGGTCACCGGGCTCGGGCTCGCGGTGTTCCAGACGGCCTACTTCGCGGCAGTCTCCGCCACCGGTCTCGCCGTGGCCACGGTCGTCACCCTCGGCGCCGGGCCCGTGCTCATCGCGCTCGGCGCCCGGCTGACGCTCGCCGAGCGCCTCGGCCGGGGCGGGACGGCGGCCGTCGCGGGCGCTCTCGCCGGACTCGCGGTCCTCGTCCTCGGCGGCGGGGGCACGGCCGTGCGCCCGTGGGGCGTGCTGCTCGCGCTGGTGTCGGCGGCCGGGTACAGCCTGATGACGCTGCTCACCCGCCGGTGGGGCCGGGACGGTGAGGCCGACGCCTCCGGGACGACCGTCGGGGTCTTCGCCGTCACGAGCCTGTGCCTGTTGCCGTTCGCCGTGGCAGAGGGGCTGCTGCCGCACACCGCGGAACCCGGCCGGGTCCTGGTGCTGCTGGCGTACGTCGCCGCCGTCCCCACGGCCCTCGCCTACGGCCTCTACTTCGCGGGTGCGGCCGTCGTACGGTCGGCCACCGTCTCGGTGATCATGCTGCTGGAGCCGGTGAGCGCGGCGGTGCTCGCCGTCGTCCTGCTCGGCGAGCGCCTCACGGTGGCGACGCTGGCCGGCACGTTGCTGATGCTGGGCTCGGTCACGGGGCTCGCGGTGGGGGAGGCGCGGGGTGCGAGGGCGCCCGAGGAACCAGGGACCCCCATCGCGGCGGGGCCGCACACCAGCGCGGCCCCGCGCCCCTGAAGGGCTTCGACCTCACCGTGCCCGCAAGTAGTCGGGCAGTTCGGTGCCGGGGGCCAGGTCGGGGTTGGGGACCGGGGCGTCGTAGCCCTTGCGCAGCGGGACGACGCCGGCCCAGTGGGGGAGGGCGAGGTCCTCGGGTTCGTCGTTCGCTCCGCCGGTGCGGACCTTGGCGGAGACCTCGTCCAGGTCCAGGCGGAGCACCGCGGTGGCGGCCAGCTCCTTCCTGTTGGCCGGCCGCGAGTCGGCGGAGCGGCCCGGTACGACGTGGTCGACCAGGGCGTCGAGGGCCTGCCGCTTCTCCTCGGGGTCCGTCACGTCGTGGGCGACGCCGTGCACCACCACGGAGCGGTAGTTGATCGAGTGGTGGAAGGCCGAGCGGGCCAGGACCAGCCCGTCGACGTGCGTGACGGTCAGGCAGACCGGGAGACCCGGGTCGGCCTGGCCGGCCTCCCGCAGCGGGCGCGAGCCCGTCGAGCCGTGCACATAGAGCCGCTCGCCGACCCGGGCGTACAGCGTCGGCAGTACCACCGGCGCGCCGTCGCGGACGAAGCCCAGGTGGCAGACGTACGCCTCGTCGAGCAGCGAGTGCACCAGGTCCTTGTCGTACGAGGCCCGGTCCGCCGAGCGAGTGGGGACGGTGCGGTCGGTCGGGGTGTAGGCGGCGGACTGCGACGGCGTCTGCGTGGTCCCCATGCGCTCTCCATTGTACTAGTGCATAATTAGCTTTGTGCTAGGAGAATATCGGATCAGTGGGCGTCGCGCAGCGGACATTTCCGCGAGCATCGAGCGGGCGGTGGGCAGCGGTGAGCTGCCGCCGGGTCAATTGCTGCCGCCCATGCGGGAGTTGGCGGAGCAGTTGGGGGTGAATCCCAACACGGTCGCGGCCGCGTACCGGACCCTGCGCGAGCGCGGGGTCATCGAGACCGCGGGCCGGCGCGGCAGCCGGGTGCGGCCCGCGCCGGCCACGACCGGGCGGGACCACATCAGGGTGGACGTCCCCGACGGCGTGCGCGACGTGGCGAACGGCAATCCGGACCCGGCGCTGCTGCCGCCGCTCGCCGGGGCGTTCGCGGCGGCAGCCGCCGAGGGCGACCGCGCGCCGGTCCTGTACGGGGCCGACCCGCTGGAGCCGGAGCTGGCCCGGATCGCCCGCGCCGCTCTCGACGCCGACGGGGTACCGGAGGGGCCGCTCACCGTGGTCTCCGGGGCGCTCGACGGGGTCGAGCGGGTGCTCGCGGCCCACCTCAAGCCCGGCGACACCGTCGCCGTGGAGGATCCCGGCTGGGGCCGCACCCTCGACCTCGTGCCGGCGCTGGGGCTCAGGACCGTCCCCGTAGGGGTCGACGACGAGGGGCCCCGTGCCGACGACGTACGGCGGGCGCTGGAGGCCGGGGCGCGCGCCCTGATCGTCACCGACCGGGCGCAGAACCCGACCGGCGCGGCGGTCAGCGCCACGCGTGCGCGTGCCCTGCGGTCCGTGCTCCAGGAGCACCCGGAGACCCTCCTCATCGAGGACGACCACGGGCACGGCATCGTCGACGTGCCCCTGCACCCCCTGGGGGGCGCCACCCGGCACTGGGCGTTCGTGCGCTCGGTCGCCAAGGCCTACGGACCCGATCTGCGCCTCGCCCTGCTCACCGGGGACGCCGTCACCGTCGACCGGGTCCGCGGCCGGCAGCGGCTCGGGCCCGGCTGGGTGAGTCGGCTGATGCAGCGGGCGTTGGTGCGGCTGTGGGCCGACGGGGCGGTGGACACGCGCGCGGTGGCGGCGGCGTACGGCAGGCGCCGGGACGTGCTGATCGGCGCGCTCGGCCGGCGCGGTGTCGTGGCGCACGGACGCAGCGGTCTGAACGTGTGGGTGCCCGTGCCGGACGAGACCGGTGCCGTGGCGCGGCTGCTGCACGCCGGCTGGGCCGTCGCCCCCGGCGCCCGCTTCCGGCTGAGCGCACCGCCGGGCATCCGGGTCACCGTCTCGACGCTCACCGAGGACGAGACCGAGGCGCTCGCCGCCGCGATCGCCTCGGCTCTCGAACCGGCTCCGGCACGGAGTTACGTCTGAGGCTTCCCGGCTGGGTCGCAGGTGTCGGCCCGGAGCCGCTGTGCCCGAGGCTTCGGCCGTACCTGTGTGAGTGCCGCACCGATCAGGACGATGACCGCCCCGACCGGTGTCGACCAGGTGAGCGACTCGTCGAGGAGGGCGACGCCCGCGGCCGTGGCGATGACCGGGATGAAGTACGTGACCATCTGGGCGGTCGTCGGCCCGACCTCGGCGACCAGGCCGTACTGGAGGAGGACGGCGAGGCCCGTGCCCAGTGCGCCCAGGGCGGCGATCGCCAGCAGCGGCCCGGCGGACAGGCTGGTCGGCAGGGTCGTGAACAGCGGTGTGACGACGGCCAGTTGTACCGTCGCGAGCAGCAACTGCGCGCCGGTCATCGACAGGTGTGAGTGGCTGGTACCGGCTAGGGTGCGGCGGACGTAGATCCAGCCGATCGGGTAGCTGAGCGAGGCCAGCAGGGCCAGCGCCGTGCCGCCGGCGTCCAGGCCGTGGAAGCCCTGCCAGGCGCCCAGCACCGTGAGCACCCCGAGGAAGCCGAGGCCGAGCCCGGCGACCCGCACCCGGGTCGGGCGGTCCTCCGACAGGGCGACCAGCGACAGTGCCATGCCCCACAGCGGCGAGGTCGCGTTGCAGATGCCCGCCAGCGTGGACGGGATGGTCAGCTCGGCGTACGCGAACAGCGAGAACGGCAGGGCGTTGAGCAGGAACGCGGCGACCGCCAGATGCCCCCAGGTGCGCGCCCCGCGCGGCAGTCGCTCGCGACGCACCGCCATCGCGGCGGCCAGCACCGCCGTGCCGAACACCAGTCGGCCGAGCGTGACCTGGAACGGTGCGTACCCCTCGGTGCCCACCTTGATGAGGAGGAAGCTGAAGCCCCAGATCAGGGACAGGGCGGCGAAGCGCAGACGCCAGTCGAGGCGGCGACGGGGGTGGTCGCCCGAGGGGGTGGTGACCCGGCCGGGGGTGGTGACGGTGCTCATGGGACCACGATGCGGGGCAGGAACCTCGTAGCACAATCGAAATTTCGTACCCGTAATTGCGTAGTATTGCTTACATGTTGAACTTGGAGCGCCTGCGCACTCTCGACGCCCTCGCCCGGCACGGCTCGGTCAGCGGCGCGGCCGAGGGCCTGCACATCACGACCTCCGCCGTCTCCCAGCAGATGTCCAAGCTGGAGCGGGAGGTCGGCCAGCAGCTCCTGGCCAAGAACGGCCGGGGCGTGCGCCTCACCGACGCGGGGCGGCTGCTCGCCGAGCACGCCGCGCGCATCCTGTCCCAGGTCGAACTCGCCCAGTCCGACCTGGAGGCGCAGCGCGGACAGGTCGCCGGCGAGCTGAGACTCTCGGCGTTCCCGACGGCCGCCCGCGGCCTGTTCCCGCTCGCGCTGTCCGCGCTGCGCGAGCGGCATCCCGCGCTCCGGCTGCGCTCCTGCGAGCTGGAACCGGAGCGCAGCATCGCCGGGGTGGTGCGCGGCGACCTCGACCTCGCCGTGGTGCTCGACTGGTACAACAAGCCGATGGCGCTGCCGGACGGCCTGGTCAAGGCACCGATCATGGACGACCCGGCCGATGTCGCCATGCCCGCGGACCACCGGCTCGCCGGGCGT from Streptomyces chartreusis NRRL 3882 harbors:
- a CDS encoding Clp protease N-terminal domain-containing protein is translated as MQPRIPRQSALEHGIHRAESDARFSDELASVITGARRRAVRDADRQIDTAHLLHSLLESDSEARAVCGDGPQIARLLGYLVQRSIGYGLRWQSGVEDSGAVPVVTGTAGYSPLAAASMEYACERAARHGGPARGVDLLAAIVVDSQARAVEVLRRAGIDPHEVLARIDGWSARPQERVAWSEEGADRSQECVRGGEGPC
- a CDS encoding LysR family transcriptional regulator — protein: MLNLERLRTLDALARHGSVSGAAEGLHITTSAVSQQMSKLEREVGQQLLAKNGRGVRLTDAGRLLAEHAARILSQVELAQSDLEAQRGQVAGELRLSAFPTAARGLFPLALSALRERHPALRLRSCELEPERSIAGVVRGDLDLAVVLDWYNKPMALPDGLVKAPIMDDPADVAMPADHRLAGRDEVDLAEFADDEWITWGEGEFCHEWLMFTLRSKGIEPLVGHRAAETHTQLALVAAGLGVCVAPLLGRRPVPAGVVTVPVRQRVRRHVYVVWRADADRRPSIRAAVKALQAAGESLG
- a CDS encoding PadR family transcriptional regulator, whose amino-acid sequence is MHTHGFEHGHGHGGPRHGGRGGFEGLRAAFGPFGPGGPGWGGPGGPGFGPGPWGGRGRGGPRGRARRGDVRASILALLKDRPMHGYEMIQEIAERSGGAWKPSPGSVYPTLQLLEDEGLITSESEGGKKLFSLTEAGRAAAEEGPEAPWEEASRGVDWEALGEIRQAGFGLMEAFGQVWKTGSKEQREKALGVINEARKKLYLILADED
- a CDS encoding DMT family transporter; the protein is MSTVTTPGRVTTPSGDHPRRRLDWRLRFAALSLIWGFSFLLIKVGTEGYAPFQVTLGRLVFGTAVLAAAMAVRRERLPRGARTWGHLAVAAFLLNALPFSLFAYAELTIPSTLAGICNATSPLWGMALSLVALSEDRPTRVRVAGLGLGFLGVLTVLGAWQGFHGLDAGGTALALLASLSYPIGWIYVRRTLAGTSHSHLSMTGAQLLLATVQLAVVTPLFTTLPTSLSAGPLLAIAALGALGTGLAVLLQYGLVAEVGPTTAQMVTYFIPVIATAAGVALLDESLTWSTPVGAVIVLIGAALTQVRPKPRAQRLRADTCDPAGKPQT
- a CDS encoding DMT family transporter; this translates as MSNTASGLPVGRGLLYLIVAGVAWGTAGAAASLVYRASDMGPVALSFWRCAAGLVLLLAVRLVRPRAQDAVRGPIGRRALRAGVTGLGLAVFQTAYFAAVSATGLAVATVVTLGAGPVLIALGARLTLAERLGRGGTAAVAGALAGLAVLVLGGGGTAVRPWGVLLALVSAAGYSLMTLLTRRWGRDGEADASGTTVGVFAVTSLCLLPFAVAEGLLPHTAEPGRVLVLLAYVAAVPTALAYGLYFAGAAVVRSATVSVIMLLEPVSAAVLAVVLLGERLTVATLAGTLLMLGSVTGLAVGEARGARAPEEPGTPIAAGPHTSAAPRP
- a CDS encoding SRPBCC family protein — protein: MAEVSAEARIGAPPEKVWAGLTDWSAYGEWNATHTSFPAGGPEPLEVGSTFRENMRLMNFPAEVEWTVEALEAARVLAIRGKGPMGVTVATRYTLTPDGDATAVRIDGEFTGATVSLMAGKLKDSATAALNESLRKLDGLVT
- a CDS encoding EamA family transporter is translated as MPVRTSDSSPSRHGKGVGLGLALLSAVAFGGSGVAAKPLIEAGLDPLHVVWLRVTGAALVMLPLAVRHRALPRRRPGLLAGFGLLAVAGVQACYFASLSRIPVGVALLIEYLAPALVLGWVRFVQRRPVTRAAAVGVVLAVGGLACVVEVWSGLRFDALGLLLALGAACCQVGYFVLSDQGSDAGDEAPDPLGVIAYGLLVGAAVLTAVTRPWSMDWAVLTGTARMDGTPVAAVALLAWIVLVATVVAYVTGVLAVRRLSPQVAGVVACLEAVIATVLAWILLGEHLSAPQLAGGVIVLAGAFIAQSSTPAKGSERPVASGGPERKLSRPGTAA
- a CDS encoding aminotransferase class I/II-fold pyridoxal phosphate-dependent enzyme, with product MLGEYRISGRRAADISASIERAVGSGELPPGQLLPPMRELAEQLGVNPNTVAAAYRTLRERGVIETAGRRGSRVRPAPATTGRDHIRVDVPDGVRDVANGNPDPALLPPLAGAFAAAAAEGDRAPVLYGADPLEPELARIARAALDADGVPEGPLTVVSGALDGVERVLAAHLKPGDTVAVEDPGWGRTLDLVPALGLRTVPVGVDDEGPRADDVRRALEAGARALIVTDRAQNPTGAAVSATRARALRSVLQEHPETLLIEDDHGHGIVDVPLHPLGGATRHWAFVRSVAKAYGPDLRLALLTGDAVTVDRVRGRQRLGPGWVSRLMQRALVRLWADGAVDTRAVAAAYGRRRDVLIGALGRRGVVAHGRSGLNVWVPVPDETGAVARLLHAGWAVAPGARFRLSAPPGIRVTVSTLTEDETEALAAAIASALEPAPARSYV
- a CDS encoding pyridoxamine 5'-phosphate oxidase family protein, whose translation is MGTTQTPSQSAAYTPTDRTVPTRSADRASYDKDLVHSLLDEAYVCHLGFVRDGAPVVLPTLYARVGERLYVHGSTGSRPLREAGQADPGLPVCLTVTHVDGLVLARSAFHHSINYRSVVVHGVAHDVTDPEEKRQALDALVDHVVPGRSADSRPANRKELAATAVLRLDLDEVSAKVRTGGANDEPEDLALPHWAGVVPLRKGYDAPVPNPDLAPGTELPDYLRAR
- a CDS encoding aminoglycoside phosphotransferase family protein translates to MTMHDDQVDVTTDIVAALIQEQFPQWSGKAIQPLSSTGTVHAIFRIGNDLSARFPLRLADAADVLTVLEREARASAELAQVSRFPAPEPVALGKPGAGYPMPWSVQTWLPGTVAFDADPSGSDAFAEDLAAFIAALRDAGTRGRLFSGENRGGVLAHHDDWMAECFEESEGLLDVPRLRRVWSQFRELPRTGADVMSHGDLIPGNVLVAGDRLCGVLDTGGFGPADPALDLVSAWHLLQSGPREVLRRTLVCDDLEWERGKAWAFEQAMGLVWYYAESNPTMSRMGRRTLDRILESME